From the genome of Phyllostomus discolor isolate MPI-MPIP mPhyDis1 chromosome 12, mPhyDis1.pri.v3, whole genome shotgun sequence, one region includes:
- the AXL gene encoding tyrosine-protein kinase receptor UFO isoform X2 yields MGRVPLAWWLALCCWGCVAPEGSQTQTDPFVESPRNITGARELMRTLQCELLVRGEPPEVTWLRDGQALELADSTQIQVPLGEDEQDEWKVVSQLRISSLQLSDVGWYQCAVVLGGRTFESQPGYIGLEGLPYFLEEPEDRTVAANTPFNLSCRAQGPPEPVDLLWLQDAVPLAPTTGHTPQHILHVPGLNKTSSFSCEAYNAKGVTTSRTAIITVLPQRPHDLHLVSSRPTELEVAWTPGLSGIYPLTHCILQAMLSDDGAGIRLGEPDPPEEPLTFQASIPPHQLCLDSLRPHSTYHIRLACASSQGPSLWTHWLPVETPEGVPLGPPENVSAMRNGSQAIVRWQEPVAPLQGTLLGYRLAYRGQDTPEVLMDIGLKQEVTLELREDRIVPNLTVSLAAYTASGDGPWSLPVSLEPWRPGQGQPVHQLVSETPALSFSWPWWYVLLGVVVAAACVFILALFLIHRRKKETRYGEVFEPTVERGELVVRYRVRKSYSRRTTEATLNSLGISEELKEKLRDVMVDRHKVALGKTLGEGEFGAVMEGQLNQDDSILKVAVKTMKIAICTRSELEDFLSEAVCMKEFDHPNVMRLIGVCFQGSELEGFPAPVVILPFMKHGDLHSFLLYSRLGDQPVFLPTQMLVKFMADIASGMEYLSTKRFIHRDLAARNCMLNENMSVCVADFGLSKKIYNGDYYRQGRIAKMPVKWIAIESLADRVYTSKSDVWSFGVTMWEIATRGQTPYPGVENSEIYDYLRQGNRLKQPVDCLDGLYALMSRCWELNPQDRPSFAELREDLENTLKALPTAQEPDEILYVNMDEGGSHAEPPGAAGGADLPTQPDPKDSCSCLTAAEVHPAGRYVLCPSTAPGPTLPADRGSPAPPGQEDGA; encoded by the exons ATGGGCAGGGTCCCATTGGCCTGGTGGCTGGCGCTGTGCTGCTGGGGGTGCGTGGCCCCGGAGG GTTCACAGACTCAGACAGATCCCTTTGTGGAAAGCCCAAGGAACATCACTGGTGCCCGGGAACTCATGAGGACCCTTCAATGTGAGCTTCTGGTTCGTGGGGAACCCCCTGAGGTGACCTGGCTTCGAGATGGACAGGCCCTAGAGCTGGCGGACAGCACCCAGATCCAGGTGCCTCTGGGCGAAGATGAACAGGACGAGTGGAAAGTGGTCAGCCAGCTCAG GATCTCATCCCTGCAGCTCTCAGACGTGGGATGGTACCAGTGTGCAGTGGTCCTCGGAGGAAGGACCTTCGAGTCCCAGCCTGGCTACATCGGGCTGGAGG GCTTGCCCTACTTCCTGGAGGAGCCCGAGGACAGGACCGTTGCTGCCAATACCCCCTTCAACCTGAGCTGCCGAGCACAGGGTCCCCCAGAGCCTGTGGACCTACTCTGGCTCCAGGATGCTGTCCCCCTGGCTCCGACCACAGGCCACACCCCCCAGCACATACTTCATGTTCCAG GTCTGAACAAGACATCTTCTTTCTCCTGTGAGGCCTATAACGCCAAGGGGGTCACCACATCCCGAACGGCCATCATCACAG TGCTCCCACAGCGGCCCCACGACCTCCACTTGGTTTCCAGCCGGCCCACAGAGCTGGAAGTGGCTTGGACCCCAGGCCTGAGCGGCATCTACCCCCTCACCCACTGCATCCTGCAG GCTATGCTGTCAGACGATGGGGCGGGCATCAGGCTGGGAGAGCCAGACCCCCCAGAGGAGCCCCTCACCTTTCAAGCATCCATTCCCCCTCACCAACTATGTTTGGACAGCCTCCGTCCTCACAGCACTTATCACATCCGGCTGGCGTGTGCCAGTAGCCAGGGCCCCTCGCTCTGGACCCATTGGCTTCCTGTGGAGACACCTGAGGGAG TGCCCCTGGGCCCCCCCGAGAACGTTAGTGCCATGCGGAATGGGAGCCAAGCCATCGTGCGTTGGCAGGAGCCAGTGGCACCCCTACAGGGCACCCTGTTAGGGTACCGCCTGGCCTATCGAGGCCAGGACACCCCCGAG GTACTGATGGACATAGGGCTAAAGCAGGAGGTGACCCTGGAGCTGCGGGAGGACAGGATTGTGCCCAACCTGACAGTGTCCTTGGCGGCCTACACCGCCTCTGGGGATGGACCCTGGAGCCTCCCTGTGTCCCTGGAGCCTTGGCGCCCAG GGCAAGGACAGCCAGTGCACCAGCTGG TGAGTGAAACTCCAGCCCTTTCCTTCTCGTGGCCCTGGTGGTATGTACTGCTGGGAGTAGTTGTGGCTGCTGCCTGTGTCTTCATCTTGGCCTTGTTCCTCATCCACCGGCGGAAGAAGGAGACACGCTATGG agaggTGTttgaaccaacagtggagaggggTGAGCTGGTGGTCAGGTACCGCGTTCGCAAGTCCTACAGTCGCCGGACCACTGAAGCCACCT TGAACAGCCTGGGTATCAGCGAGGAGCTGAAGGAGAAGCTGCGGGACGTGATGGTGGACCGGCACAAGGTGGCCCTGGGGAAGACCTTGGGAGAAG GAGAGTTTGGAGCTGTGATGGAGGGCCAGCTCAATCAGGATGACTCCATCCTCAAGGTGGCTGTGAAGACGATGAAGA ttGCCATCTGCACAAGGTCAGAGCTGGAGGATTTCCTGAGTGAAGCTGTCTGCATGAAGGAATTTGACCACCCAAATGTCATGAGGCTCATCG GTGTCTGTTTCCAGGGTTCTGAACTAGAAGGCTTTCCAGCACCTGTGGTCATCTTACCTTTCATGAAACACGGAGACCTACACAGCTTCCTTCTCTATTCTCGACTTGGGGACCAGCCAGTG ttTCTGCCCACTCAGATGCTGGTGAAGTTCATGGCAGACATTGCCAGTGGCATGGAGTATTTGAGTACCAAGAGATTCATACATCGGGACCTGGCTGCTAGGAATTGCAT GCTGAACGAGAACATGTCCGTGTGTGTGGCGGACTTTGGACTCTCCAAGAAGATCTACAATGGCGACTACTACCGCCAGGGACGCATTGCCAAGATGCCAGTCAAGTGGATCGCCATCGAGAGCCTGGCTGACCGTGTCTACACCAGCAAGAGCGATGTG tGGTCCTTTGGGGTGACAATGTGGGAAATCGCCACCCGGGGCCAGACCCCATACCCCGGCGTGGAGAACAGTGAGATTTACGACTACCTGCGCCAGGGAAACCGCCTGAAGCAGCCTGTGGACTGTCTGGATGGACT GTATGCCCTGATGTCCCGGTGCTGGGAGCTAAACCCCCAGGACCGGCCAAGTTTTGCAGAGCTGCGGGAAGATCTGGAGAACACGCTGaaggccctgcccactgcccaggaGCCTGACGAAATCCTCTATGTCAACATGGATGAGGGTGGGAGTCACGCTGAACCACCTGGAGCTGCCGGAGGAGCTGACCTCCCAACTCAGCCCGATCCTAAGGATTCCTGCAGCTGCCTCACTGCAGCTGAGGTCCATCCTGCTGGACGCTATGTCCTCTGCCCTTCCacagcccctggccccaccctgcctgctgACAGGGGCTCCCCCGCACCCCCAGGGCAGGAGGATGGAGCCTGA
- the AXL gene encoding tyrosine-protein kinase receptor UFO isoform X3, protein MGRVPLAWWLALCCWGCVAPEGSQTQTDPFVESPRNITGARELMRTLQCELLVRGEPPEVTWLRDGQALELADSTQIQVPLGEDEQDEWKVVSQLRISSLQLSDVGWYQCAVVLGGRTFESQPGYIGLEGLPYFLEEPEDRTVAANTPFNLSCRAQGPPEPVDLLWLQDAVPLAPTTGHTPQHILHVPGLNKTSSFSCEAYNAKGVTTSRTAIITVLPQRPHDLHLVSSRPTELEVAWTPGLSGIYPLTHCILQAMLSDDGAGIRLGEPDPPEEPLTFQASIPPHQLCLDSLRPHSTYHIRLACASSQGPSLWTHWLPVETPEGVPLGPPENVSAMRNGSQAIVRWQEPVAPLQGTLLGYRLAYRGQDTPEVLMDIGLKQEVTLELREDRIVPNLTVSLAAYTASGDGPWSLPVSLEPWRPVSETPALSFSWPWWYVLLGVVVAAACVFILALFLIHRRKKETRYGEVFEPTVERGELVVRYRVRKSYSRRTTEATLNSLGISEELKEKLRDVMVDRHKVALGKTLGEGEFGAVMEGQLNQDDSILKVAVKTMKIAICTRSELEDFLSEAVCMKEFDHPNVMRLIGVCFQGSELEGFPAPVVILPFMKHGDLHSFLLYSRLGDQPVFLPTQMLVKFMADIASGMEYLSTKRFIHRDLAARNCMLNENMSVCVADFGLSKKIYNGDYYRQGRIAKMPVKWIAIESLADRVYTSKSDVWSFGVTMWEIATRGQTPYPGVENSEIYDYLRQGNRLKQPVDCLDGLYALMSRCWELNPQDRPSFAELREDLENTLKALPTAQEPDEILYVNMDEGGSHAEPPGAAGGADLPTQPDPKDSCSCLTAAEVHPAGRYVLCPSTAPGPTLPADRGSPAPPGQEDGA, encoded by the exons ATGGGCAGGGTCCCATTGGCCTGGTGGCTGGCGCTGTGCTGCTGGGGGTGCGTGGCCCCGGAGG GTTCACAGACTCAGACAGATCCCTTTGTGGAAAGCCCAAGGAACATCACTGGTGCCCGGGAACTCATGAGGACCCTTCAATGTGAGCTTCTGGTTCGTGGGGAACCCCCTGAGGTGACCTGGCTTCGAGATGGACAGGCCCTAGAGCTGGCGGACAGCACCCAGATCCAGGTGCCTCTGGGCGAAGATGAACAGGACGAGTGGAAAGTGGTCAGCCAGCTCAG GATCTCATCCCTGCAGCTCTCAGACGTGGGATGGTACCAGTGTGCAGTGGTCCTCGGAGGAAGGACCTTCGAGTCCCAGCCTGGCTACATCGGGCTGGAGG GCTTGCCCTACTTCCTGGAGGAGCCCGAGGACAGGACCGTTGCTGCCAATACCCCCTTCAACCTGAGCTGCCGAGCACAGGGTCCCCCAGAGCCTGTGGACCTACTCTGGCTCCAGGATGCTGTCCCCCTGGCTCCGACCACAGGCCACACCCCCCAGCACATACTTCATGTTCCAG GTCTGAACAAGACATCTTCTTTCTCCTGTGAGGCCTATAACGCCAAGGGGGTCACCACATCCCGAACGGCCATCATCACAG TGCTCCCACAGCGGCCCCACGACCTCCACTTGGTTTCCAGCCGGCCCACAGAGCTGGAAGTGGCTTGGACCCCAGGCCTGAGCGGCATCTACCCCCTCACCCACTGCATCCTGCAG GCTATGCTGTCAGACGATGGGGCGGGCATCAGGCTGGGAGAGCCAGACCCCCCAGAGGAGCCCCTCACCTTTCAAGCATCCATTCCCCCTCACCAACTATGTTTGGACAGCCTCCGTCCTCACAGCACTTATCACATCCGGCTGGCGTGTGCCAGTAGCCAGGGCCCCTCGCTCTGGACCCATTGGCTTCCTGTGGAGACACCTGAGGGAG TGCCCCTGGGCCCCCCCGAGAACGTTAGTGCCATGCGGAATGGGAGCCAAGCCATCGTGCGTTGGCAGGAGCCAGTGGCACCCCTACAGGGCACCCTGTTAGGGTACCGCCTGGCCTATCGAGGCCAGGACACCCCCGAG GTACTGATGGACATAGGGCTAAAGCAGGAGGTGACCCTGGAGCTGCGGGAGGACAGGATTGTGCCCAACCTGACAGTGTCCTTGGCGGCCTACACCGCCTCTGGGGATGGACCCTGGAGCCTCCCTGTGTCCCTGGAGCCTTGGCGCCCAG TGAGTGAAACTCCAGCCCTTTCCTTCTCGTGGCCCTGGTGGTATGTACTGCTGGGAGTAGTTGTGGCTGCTGCCTGTGTCTTCATCTTGGCCTTGTTCCTCATCCACCGGCGGAAGAAGGAGACACGCTATGG agaggTGTttgaaccaacagtggagaggggTGAGCTGGTGGTCAGGTACCGCGTTCGCAAGTCCTACAGTCGCCGGACCACTGAAGCCACCT TGAACAGCCTGGGTATCAGCGAGGAGCTGAAGGAGAAGCTGCGGGACGTGATGGTGGACCGGCACAAGGTGGCCCTGGGGAAGACCTTGGGAGAAG GAGAGTTTGGAGCTGTGATGGAGGGCCAGCTCAATCAGGATGACTCCATCCTCAAGGTGGCTGTGAAGACGATGAAGA ttGCCATCTGCACAAGGTCAGAGCTGGAGGATTTCCTGAGTGAAGCTGTCTGCATGAAGGAATTTGACCACCCAAATGTCATGAGGCTCATCG GTGTCTGTTTCCAGGGTTCTGAACTAGAAGGCTTTCCAGCACCTGTGGTCATCTTACCTTTCATGAAACACGGAGACCTACACAGCTTCCTTCTCTATTCTCGACTTGGGGACCAGCCAGTG ttTCTGCCCACTCAGATGCTGGTGAAGTTCATGGCAGACATTGCCAGTGGCATGGAGTATTTGAGTACCAAGAGATTCATACATCGGGACCTGGCTGCTAGGAATTGCAT GCTGAACGAGAACATGTCCGTGTGTGTGGCGGACTTTGGACTCTCCAAGAAGATCTACAATGGCGACTACTACCGCCAGGGACGCATTGCCAAGATGCCAGTCAAGTGGATCGCCATCGAGAGCCTGGCTGACCGTGTCTACACCAGCAAGAGCGATGTG tGGTCCTTTGGGGTGACAATGTGGGAAATCGCCACCCGGGGCCAGACCCCATACCCCGGCGTGGAGAACAGTGAGATTTACGACTACCTGCGCCAGGGAAACCGCCTGAAGCAGCCTGTGGACTGTCTGGATGGACT GTATGCCCTGATGTCCCGGTGCTGGGAGCTAAACCCCCAGGACCGGCCAAGTTTTGCAGAGCTGCGGGAAGATCTGGAGAACACGCTGaaggccctgcccactgcccaggaGCCTGACGAAATCCTCTATGTCAACATGGATGAGGGTGGGAGTCACGCTGAACCACCTGGAGCTGCCGGAGGAGCTGACCTCCCAACTCAGCCCGATCCTAAGGATTCCTGCAGCTGCCTCACTGCAGCTGAGGTCCATCCTGCTGGACGCTATGTCCTCTGCCCTTCCacagcccctggccccaccctgcctgctgACAGGGGCTCCCCCGCACCCCCAGGGCAGGAGGATGGAGCCTGA
- the AXL gene encoding tyrosine-protein kinase receptor UFO isoform X4 gives MGRVPLAWWLALCCWGCVAPEGSQTQTDPFVESPRNITGARELMRTLQCELLVRGEPPEVTWLRDGQALELADSTQIQVPLGEDEQDEWKVVSQLRISSLQLSDVGWYQCAVVLGGRTFESQPGYIGLEGLPYFLEEPEDRTVAANTPFNLSCRAQGPPEPVDLLWLQDAVPLAPTTGHTPQHILHVPGLNKTSSFSCEAYNAKGVTTSRTAIITVLPQRPHDLHLVSSRPTELEVAWTPGLSGIYPLTHCILQAMLSDDGAGIRLGEPDPPEEPLTFQASIPPHQLCLDSLRPHSTYHIRLACASSQGPSLWTHWLPVETPEGVSETPALSFSWPWWYVLLGVVVAAACVFILALFLIHRRKKETRYGEVFEPTVERGELVVRYRVRKSYSRRTTEATLNSLGISEELKEKLRDVMVDRHKVALGKTLGEGEFGAVMEGQLNQDDSILKVAVKTMKIAICTRSELEDFLSEAVCMKEFDHPNVMRLIGVCFQGSELEGFPAPVVILPFMKHGDLHSFLLYSRLGDQPVFLPTQMLVKFMADIASGMEYLSTKRFIHRDLAARNCMLNENMSVCVADFGLSKKIYNGDYYRQGRIAKMPVKWIAIESLADRVYTSKSDVWSFGVTMWEIATRGQTPYPGVENSEIYDYLRQGNRLKQPVDCLDGLYALMSRCWELNPQDRPSFAELREDLENTLKALPTAQEPDEILYVNMDEGGSHAEPPGAAGGADLPTQPDPKDSCSCLTAAEVHPAGRYVLCPSTAPGPTLPADRGSPAPPGQEDGA, from the exons ATGGGCAGGGTCCCATTGGCCTGGTGGCTGGCGCTGTGCTGCTGGGGGTGCGTGGCCCCGGAGG GTTCACAGACTCAGACAGATCCCTTTGTGGAAAGCCCAAGGAACATCACTGGTGCCCGGGAACTCATGAGGACCCTTCAATGTGAGCTTCTGGTTCGTGGGGAACCCCCTGAGGTGACCTGGCTTCGAGATGGACAGGCCCTAGAGCTGGCGGACAGCACCCAGATCCAGGTGCCTCTGGGCGAAGATGAACAGGACGAGTGGAAAGTGGTCAGCCAGCTCAG GATCTCATCCCTGCAGCTCTCAGACGTGGGATGGTACCAGTGTGCAGTGGTCCTCGGAGGAAGGACCTTCGAGTCCCAGCCTGGCTACATCGGGCTGGAGG GCTTGCCCTACTTCCTGGAGGAGCCCGAGGACAGGACCGTTGCTGCCAATACCCCCTTCAACCTGAGCTGCCGAGCACAGGGTCCCCCAGAGCCTGTGGACCTACTCTGGCTCCAGGATGCTGTCCCCCTGGCTCCGACCACAGGCCACACCCCCCAGCACATACTTCATGTTCCAG GTCTGAACAAGACATCTTCTTTCTCCTGTGAGGCCTATAACGCCAAGGGGGTCACCACATCCCGAACGGCCATCATCACAG TGCTCCCACAGCGGCCCCACGACCTCCACTTGGTTTCCAGCCGGCCCACAGAGCTGGAAGTGGCTTGGACCCCAGGCCTGAGCGGCATCTACCCCCTCACCCACTGCATCCTGCAG GCTATGCTGTCAGACGATGGGGCGGGCATCAGGCTGGGAGAGCCAGACCCCCCAGAGGAGCCCCTCACCTTTCAAGCATCCATTCCCCCTCACCAACTATGTTTGGACAGCCTCCGTCCTCACAGCACTTATCACATCCGGCTGGCGTGTGCCAGTAGCCAGGGCCCCTCGCTCTGGACCCATTGGCTTCCTGTGGAGACACCTGAGGGAG TGAGTGAAACTCCAGCCCTTTCCTTCTCGTGGCCCTGGTGGTATGTACTGCTGGGAGTAGTTGTGGCTGCTGCCTGTGTCTTCATCTTGGCCTTGTTCCTCATCCACCGGCGGAAGAAGGAGACACGCTATGG agaggTGTttgaaccaacagtggagaggggTGAGCTGGTGGTCAGGTACCGCGTTCGCAAGTCCTACAGTCGCCGGACCACTGAAGCCACCT TGAACAGCCTGGGTATCAGCGAGGAGCTGAAGGAGAAGCTGCGGGACGTGATGGTGGACCGGCACAAGGTGGCCCTGGGGAAGACCTTGGGAGAAG GAGAGTTTGGAGCTGTGATGGAGGGCCAGCTCAATCAGGATGACTCCATCCTCAAGGTGGCTGTGAAGACGATGAAGA ttGCCATCTGCACAAGGTCAGAGCTGGAGGATTTCCTGAGTGAAGCTGTCTGCATGAAGGAATTTGACCACCCAAATGTCATGAGGCTCATCG GTGTCTGTTTCCAGGGTTCTGAACTAGAAGGCTTTCCAGCACCTGTGGTCATCTTACCTTTCATGAAACACGGAGACCTACACAGCTTCCTTCTCTATTCTCGACTTGGGGACCAGCCAGTG ttTCTGCCCACTCAGATGCTGGTGAAGTTCATGGCAGACATTGCCAGTGGCATGGAGTATTTGAGTACCAAGAGATTCATACATCGGGACCTGGCTGCTAGGAATTGCAT GCTGAACGAGAACATGTCCGTGTGTGTGGCGGACTTTGGACTCTCCAAGAAGATCTACAATGGCGACTACTACCGCCAGGGACGCATTGCCAAGATGCCAGTCAAGTGGATCGCCATCGAGAGCCTGGCTGACCGTGTCTACACCAGCAAGAGCGATGTG tGGTCCTTTGGGGTGACAATGTGGGAAATCGCCACCCGGGGCCAGACCCCATACCCCGGCGTGGAGAACAGTGAGATTTACGACTACCTGCGCCAGGGAAACCGCCTGAAGCAGCCTGTGGACTGTCTGGATGGACT GTATGCCCTGATGTCCCGGTGCTGGGAGCTAAACCCCCAGGACCGGCCAAGTTTTGCAGAGCTGCGGGAAGATCTGGAGAACACGCTGaaggccctgcccactgcccaggaGCCTGACGAAATCCTCTATGTCAACATGGATGAGGGTGGGAGTCACGCTGAACCACCTGGAGCTGCCGGAGGAGCTGACCTCCCAACTCAGCCCGATCCTAAGGATTCCTGCAGCTGCCTCACTGCAGCTGAGGTCCATCCTGCTGGACGCTATGTCCTCTGCCCTTCCacagcccctggccccaccctgcctgctgACAGGGGCTCCCCCGCACCCCCAGGGCAGGAGGATGGAGCCTGA
- the AXL gene encoding tyrosine-protein kinase receptor UFO isoform X1 produces MGRVPLAWWLALCCWGCVAPEGSQTQTDPFVESPRNITGARELMRTLQCELLVRGEPPEVTWLRDGQALELADSTQIQVPLGEDEQDEWKVVSQLRISSLQLSDVGWYQCAVVLGGRTFESQPGYIGLEGLPYFLEEPEDRTVAANTPFNLSCRAQGPPEPVDLLWLQDAVPLAPTTGHTPQHILHVPGLNKTSSFSCEAYNAKGVTTSRTAIITVLPQRPHDLHLVSSRPTELEVAWTPGLSGIYPLTHCILQAMLSDDGAGIRLGEPDPPEEPLTFQASIPPHQLCLDSLRPHSTYHIRLACASSQGPSLWTHWLPVETPEGVPLGPPENVSAMRNGSQAIVRWQEPVAPLQGTLLGYRLAYRGQDTPEVLMDIGLKQEVTLELREDRIVPNLTVSLAAYTASGDGPWSLPVSLEPWRPGQGQPVHQLGRWSQGLSHDLSPVPLTVSETPALSFSWPWWYVLLGVVVAAACVFILALFLIHRRKKETRYGEVFEPTVERGELVVRYRVRKSYSRRTTEATLNSLGISEELKEKLRDVMVDRHKVALGKTLGEGEFGAVMEGQLNQDDSILKVAVKTMKIAICTRSELEDFLSEAVCMKEFDHPNVMRLIGVCFQGSELEGFPAPVVILPFMKHGDLHSFLLYSRLGDQPVFLPTQMLVKFMADIASGMEYLSTKRFIHRDLAARNCMLNENMSVCVADFGLSKKIYNGDYYRQGRIAKMPVKWIAIESLADRVYTSKSDVWSFGVTMWEIATRGQTPYPGVENSEIYDYLRQGNRLKQPVDCLDGLYALMSRCWELNPQDRPSFAELREDLENTLKALPTAQEPDEILYVNMDEGGSHAEPPGAAGGADLPTQPDPKDSCSCLTAAEVHPAGRYVLCPSTAPGPTLPADRGSPAPPGQEDGA; encoded by the exons ATGGGCAGGGTCCCATTGGCCTGGTGGCTGGCGCTGTGCTGCTGGGGGTGCGTGGCCCCGGAGG GTTCACAGACTCAGACAGATCCCTTTGTGGAAAGCCCAAGGAACATCACTGGTGCCCGGGAACTCATGAGGACCCTTCAATGTGAGCTTCTGGTTCGTGGGGAACCCCCTGAGGTGACCTGGCTTCGAGATGGACAGGCCCTAGAGCTGGCGGACAGCACCCAGATCCAGGTGCCTCTGGGCGAAGATGAACAGGACGAGTGGAAAGTGGTCAGCCAGCTCAG GATCTCATCCCTGCAGCTCTCAGACGTGGGATGGTACCAGTGTGCAGTGGTCCTCGGAGGAAGGACCTTCGAGTCCCAGCCTGGCTACATCGGGCTGGAGG GCTTGCCCTACTTCCTGGAGGAGCCCGAGGACAGGACCGTTGCTGCCAATACCCCCTTCAACCTGAGCTGCCGAGCACAGGGTCCCCCAGAGCCTGTGGACCTACTCTGGCTCCAGGATGCTGTCCCCCTGGCTCCGACCACAGGCCACACCCCCCAGCACATACTTCATGTTCCAG GTCTGAACAAGACATCTTCTTTCTCCTGTGAGGCCTATAACGCCAAGGGGGTCACCACATCCCGAACGGCCATCATCACAG TGCTCCCACAGCGGCCCCACGACCTCCACTTGGTTTCCAGCCGGCCCACAGAGCTGGAAGTGGCTTGGACCCCAGGCCTGAGCGGCATCTACCCCCTCACCCACTGCATCCTGCAG GCTATGCTGTCAGACGATGGGGCGGGCATCAGGCTGGGAGAGCCAGACCCCCCAGAGGAGCCCCTCACCTTTCAAGCATCCATTCCCCCTCACCAACTATGTTTGGACAGCCTCCGTCCTCACAGCACTTATCACATCCGGCTGGCGTGTGCCAGTAGCCAGGGCCCCTCGCTCTGGACCCATTGGCTTCCTGTGGAGACACCTGAGGGAG TGCCCCTGGGCCCCCCCGAGAACGTTAGTGCCATGCGGAATGGGAGCCAAGCCATCGTGCGTTGGCAGGAGCCAGTGGCACCCCTACAGGGCACCCTGTTAGGGTACCGCCTGGCCTATCGAGGCCAGGACACCCCCGAG GTACTGATGGACATAGGGCTAAAGCAGGAGGTGACCCTGGAGCTGCGGGAGGACAGGATTGTGCCCAACCTGACAGTGTCCTTGGCGGCCTACACCGCCTCTGGGGATGGACCCTGGAGCCTCCCTGTGTCCCTGGAGCCTTGGCGCCCAG GGCAAGGACAGCCAGTGCACCAGCTGG GGAGATGGTCCCAGGGCCTCAGCCATGACCTGTCCCCCGTGCCCCTGACAGTGAGTGAAACTCCAGCCCTTTCCTTCTCGTGGCCCTGGTGGTATGTACTGCTGGGAGTAGTTGTGGCTGCTGCCTGTGTCTTCATCTTGGCCTTGTTCCTCATCCACCGGCGGAAGAAGGAGACACGCTATGG agaggTGTttgaaccaacagtggagaggggTGAGCTGGTGGTCAGGTACCGCGTTCGCAAGTCCTACAGTCGCCGGACCACTGAAGCCACCT TGAACAGCCTGGGTATCAGCGAGGAGCTGAAGGAGAAGCTGCGGGACGTGATGGTGGACCGGCACAAGGTGGCCCTGGGGAAGACCTTGGGAGAAG GAGAGTTTGGAGCTGTGATGGAGGGCCAGCTCAATCAGGATGACTCCATCCTCAAGGTGGCTGTGAAGACGATGAAGA ttGCCATCTGCACAAGGTCAGAGCTGGAGGATTTCCTGAGTGAAGCTGTCTGCATGAAGGAATTTGACCACCCAAATGTCATGAGGCTCATCG GTGTCTGTTTCCAGGGTTCTGAACTAGAAGGCTTTCCAGCACCTGTGGTCATCTTACCTTTCATGAAACACGGAGACCTACACAGCTTCCTTCTCTATTCTCGACTTGGGGACCAGCCAGTG ttTCTGCCCACTCAGATGCTGGTGAAGTTCATGGCAGACATTGCCAGTGGCATGGAGTATTTGAGTACCAAGAGATTCATACATCGGGACCTGGCTGCTAGGAATTGCAT GCTGAACGAGAACATGTCCGTGTGTGTGGCGGACTTTGGACTCTCCAAGAAGATCTACAATGGCGACTACTACCGCCAGGGACGCATTGCCAAGATGCCAGTCAAGTGGATCGCCATCGAGAGCCTGGCTGACCGTGTCTACACCAGCAAGAGCGATGTG tGGTCCTTTGGGGTGACAATGTGGGAAATCGCCACCCGGGGCCAGACCCCATACCCCGGCGTGGAGAACAGTGAGATTTACGACTACCTGCGCCAGGGAAACCGCCTGAAGCAGCCTGTGGACTGTCTGGATGGACT GTATGCCCTGATGTCCCGGTGCTGGGAGCTAAACCCCCAGGACCGGCCAAGTTTTGCAGAGCTGCGGGAAGATCTGGAGAACACGCTGaaggccctgcccactgcccaggaGCCTGACGAAATCCTCTATGTCAACATGGATGAGGGTGGGAGTCACGCTGAACCACCTGGAGCTGCCGGAGGAGCTGACCTCCCAACTCAGCCCGATCCTAAGGATTCCTGCAGCTGCCTCACTGCAGCTGAGGTCCATCCTGCTGGACGCTATGTCCTCTGCCCTTCCacagcccctggccccaccctgcctgctgACAGGGGCTCCCCCGCACCCCCAGGGCAGGAGGATGGAGCCTGA